From a single Polyangiaceae bacterium genomic region:
- a CDS encoding ABC transporter permease produces MLLSTLVMALREIRRNTMRSVLTMLGIVIGVAAVIVMVIIGDGATQNVTNQISALGENMLIVSPGADRHRGGGGPGVASSFEESDVKAIETQVSGIRAMAPTSQKSVIAVFGNTNARTTVIGSTEKYFDVRSYTLDQGRMLDHADITGARSACVVGATVRKNLYGNENPVGTQLRLGKITCEVVGLLAAKGTSGMGMDQDDLVVMPLKAFQRRLAGSRDISSIYVSVDKDRPTSLVKQRIESLLRERRHVELGSDDDFNVRDMAEIAQAVTATTGAMTALLGAIAAVSLLVGGIGIMNIMLVSVTERTREIGIRLAIGALGSEVLLQFLIEAVVLSTLGGLIGIGIGLGGGFAATNAMGMPYVVTPGIVILAFAFSAFVGIAFGFLPARKAARLSPIEALRHE; encoded by the coding sequence ATGCTCCTGTCCACCTTGGTGATGGCCCTGCGAGAGATCCGCAGGAACACCATGCGGTCCGTGCTCACGATGTTAGGCATCGTGATCGGCGTCGCCGCGGTCATCGTGATGGTGATCATCGGCGATGGCGCCACGCAGAACGTCACCAACCAGATCTCCGCCCTGGGCGAGAACATGTTGATCGTTTCCCCGGGTGCGGATCGCCATCGCGGTGGCGGCGGCCCCGGCGTGGCCTCTTCTTTCGAGGAGTCGGACGTCAAGGCCATCGAGACGCAGGTCTCCGGCATTCGCGCGATGGCGCCCACGTCGCAGAAGTCCGTGATCGCCGTCTTCGGCAACACCAACGCTCGCACCACCGTCATCGGCTCCACCGAGAAGTACTTCGACGTCCGCAGCTACACCCTGGATCAGGGGCGAATGCTGGATCATGCGGACATCACGGGCGCGCGTTCCGCCTGCGTGGTCGGCGCCACGGTCAGGAAGAACCTGTATGGCAACGAGAACCCCGTGGGGACTCAGCTCCGGCTGGGCAAGATCACCTGCGAGGTGGTGGGCCTGTTGGCGGCCAAGGGCACCAGCGGCATGGGCATGGACCAAGACGACTTGGTGGTGATGCCCTTGAAGGCATTTCAGCGACGCCTGGCCGGCAGCCGCGACATCAGCAGCATCTACGTGTCCGTGGACAAGGACCGCCCCACCAGTCTGGTCAAGCAACGCATCGAGTCCCTGCTGCGGGAACGACGGCACGTGGAGCTCGGCAGCGACGACGACTTCAACGTGCGCGACATGGCCGAGATCGCCCAGGCCGTCACCGCCACCACCGGCGCCATGACGGCGCTGCTCGGTGCCATTGCCGCGGTGAGCCTGCTCGTCGGTGGCATCGGCATCATGAACATCATGCTGGTGTCGGTCACGGAGCGGACCCGAGAGATCGGCATTCGCCTGGCCATCGGTGCCTTGGGCAGCGAGGTGTTGCTGCAGTTCCTGATCGAAGCCGTCGTGCTCTCCACCCTGGGCGGTCTCATCGGCATCGGAATTGGCCTCGGAGGTGGCTTCGCCGCGACCAACGCCATGGGCATGCCGTATGTCGTCACCCCTGGCATCGTCATCCTCGCGTTCGCATTCTCCGCGTTCGTCGGTATCGCATTCGGATTCTTGCCTGCGCGCAAAGCCGCGCGGCTCAGCCCCATCGAGGCCCTTCGTCATGAGTAG